One genomic window of Trichlorobacter lovleyi includes the following:
- a CDS encoding ATP-binding protein, producing the protein MTLRTRLTISYSVLALLLIAAELVCSSMTALPLLLKLLLILGLLAIGTAVAYYLTGRFSRQLESLAHAVQLFGDGQAEALARLPLRGDELALLQGTLLQMSSKLQDSMQRLSSSEERFHALFDAMVEGAALHRIRYNHDGTPVDYVIEEANRVFEQLLGLKREQVVGQPASEVYQTDAPPYLQEYATVVATGQPNRFESYYAPRDRHFRISACRIGPEQFAALFEDITDQKSHVESLNSAMQQLKSANEAKSRFLAVMSHEIRTPLNGITGMVQLLRDMEMPPSQREYLNFIDSSADSLLNVINDILDFSKIEAEKLELELVPFQPSRLLHDTLRVMRLRTQAKGLLLSLICPPDLAEVLVGDPYRLTQILNNLVGNAIKFTAGGEIVVRAATRCHDDGTVLFAVEVQDSGIGMDQATQQTIFEPFIQADSSTSRKFGGTGLGLAICKQLVELMHGTITVSSSPGNGSTFSFAVPLKPGVLPAATPEPVAVTGLDQPLRILVAEDQPINQRFVAEILRKKGHQPLLANNGKEAVDIWNSDPVDLVLMDIQMPVLDGLKALAAIRAAEDGTKRHTPIVALTAHAIVGDQERLLNAGFDGYLAKPLQVANLFEEMARVLEQISKERRV; encoded by the coding sequence ATGACGCTGCGGACCCGGCTGACAATCAGTTATAGTGTGTTGGCGTTACTGCTGATTGCAGCCGAGCTGGTCTGCTCCTCCATGACTGCCCTGCCGTTGCTGCTGAAACTGTTGCTGATACTGGGATTGCTGGCGATCGGAACGGCCGTTGCCTACTACCTGACCGGGCGATTCAGCCGACAGCTTGAGTCCCTTGCCCATGCCGTCCAGCTGTTTGGTGACGGTCAGGCCGAAGCGTTGGCCCGCTTGCCGCTGCGCGGTGATGAACTTGCGCTGTTGCAGGGTACCCTGCTGCAGATGTCCTCCAAGCTGCAGGACAGCATGCAGCGCCTGAGCAGCAGCGAAGAACGATTTCATGCCCTGTTTGACGCCATGGTGGAAGGCGCTGCCCTGCATCGCATCCGGTACAACCATGACGGCACTCCGGTGGATTACGTGATTGAGGAGGCCAACCGGGTCTTTGAACAGCTGCTGGGCCTGAAGCGGGAACAGGTCGTCGGCCAGCCTGCCAGCGAGGTGTATCAGACGGATGCCCCGCCCTATCTGCAGGAGTATGCCACGGTGGTGGCAACCGGCCAGCCCAACCGTTTTGAGAGCTATTACGCCCCCCGTGACCGGCATTTTCGCATCTCTGCCTGCCGGATCGGGCCGGAACAGTTTGCAGCGCTCTTTGAGGATATCACCGACCAGAAATCCCATGTGGAAAGCCTGAACAGCGCCATGCAGCAACTGAAGTCTGCCAACGAGGCCAAGAGCCGCTTTCTGGCCGTGATGAGCCATGAGATCCGCACCCCGCTCAACGGCATTACCGGCATGGTGCAGCTGTTGCGGGATATGGAGATGCCGCCGTCCCAGCGCGAGTATCTCAATTTTATCGACAGCTCTGCCGACAGCCTGTTGAATGTGATCAACGATATCCTGGACTTCTCAAAGATCGAGGCAGAAAAACTGGAGCTGGAGCTGGTCCCGTTTCAGCCTTCCAGGCTGCTGCATGATACCCTGCGGGTGATGCGGCTGCGGACTCAGGCCAAGGGGTTGCTGCTCAGCCTGATCTGCCCTCCTGATCTGGCTGAGGTCCTGGTGGGAGATCCGTACCGGCTGACCCAGATCCTGAACAACCTGGTGGGGAACGCCATCAAGTTTACCGCCGGCGGCGAGATTGTGGTGCGGGCAGCCACCCGCTGCCATGATGACGGAACCGTGCTGTTTGCGGTTGAGGTACAGGACTCCGGGATCGGCATGGATCAGGCCACCCAGCAGACCATCTTTGAACCGTTCATCCAGGCTGACAGCTCCACCAGCCGCAAGTTTGGCGGGACCGGGCTGGGGCTGGCAATCTGCAAACAGCTGGTTGAGTTGATGCATGGCACCATCACGGTCTCCAGCAGTCCGGGAAACGGCAGCACCTTCAGCTTTGCCGTGCCGCTCAAACCGGGTGTGCTGCCGGCGGCAACGCCGGAACCGGTGGCGGTGACCGGCCTTGATCAGCCGCTGCGTATCCTGGTGGCAGAAGATCAACCGATTAACCAGCGCTTTGTTGCCGAGATCCTGCGCAAAAAGGGACATCAGCCGCTGCTGGCCAACAACGGCAAGGAGGCGGTGGATATCTGGAACAGCGACCCTGTTGATCTGGTACTGATGGATATCCAGATGCCGGTTCTGGATGGCCTGAAGGCGCTGGCTGCCATTCGTGCTGCAGAAGACGGGACCAAACGCCACACCCCGATTGTGGCCTTGACGGCCCATGCCATTGTCGGCGATCAGGAGCGGTTGCTGAATGCCGGTTTTGACGGCTATCTGGCCAAACCGTTGCAGGTCGCCAACCTGTTTGAGGAGATGGCCAGGGTCCTGGAGCAGATCAGCAAGGAGAGGCGCGTATGA
- a CDS encoding PAS domain S-box protein has protein sequence MTTAADQHAVDELLRIGPLLEEVLEGTATTVGDAFLAALVTTLVRVFNVRYAVVGRLLPQRAAVQTLKVCADGELVENIVYPLPGTPCEHVVGLVPRYFAVGAADLFPNDELLRQLQVECYLGVPLYSSRHEPLGNLLLMDSKPLAEELVPLALKLMELFALRTAGEIERAEREHQLALQDIHLGIILDNSRDGLLTTAADTRILSVNRAYCALLGYEEQELLGRYIHEIEANETTTEVDAHTRKIVEQGFDRFVSRHRCKDGTTRDLELSISYIAETDQFLTIARDVTERLALERQLLDSEQRYQAFTELSSDFCHVCIRTVGGPYRVQWIGGQFERITGYYSDELLALGCWLPLVHPDDRERVAAGLSRLAAGDEVRSEFRLVRKDQAVRWIREHSRCVRDPVNPDLLRLYGSARDITTEHDNTLALQTAENAYRTIFNATNDVIFIMDTQQGMIIDCNKQAVQLFGRPRVELIGSNPVQLSPPDQHDFGLEQAVSYIQAAIGGVPQLFEWPCARPDGSTFWAEVSLRAAEINGRQRLLAVVRDISERKQSMRELQQARDAALQATIAKNEFLANMSHEVRTPLNGIMGLSQLLRTTSLTEEQAGYMDMLDSSARNLLVLMNDILDISRIEAGSLAIRQTAFSPAKLLREVGDMYEKAAAEKGIGLDIQPCDELPAALVGDPLRLKQVLINLVGNAVKFTGHGGVTLKVDCLEESATGIRLGFEVSDSGIGMSVETLQKIFHPFTQADASTSRVHGGSGLGLAICRRLSELMGGDIRAESSLGQGSRFVVELPFGRYLGAQDPEESEAAAASLQLAPLQILLVEDQEVNRTFVQRLLERQGHRIAAAADGLMALDLLEREPYDLMLLDIQMPGMGGEEVLLQLRRKEQATGSHLPVVALTAHALAGDRETLLASGFDGYVGKPVQMGQLLAEMGRVLAMKG, from the coding sequence ATGACAACAGCTGCGGATCAGCATGCCGTTGATGAACTGCTGCGTATCGGTCCCCTGCTGGAAGAGGTGCTTGAAGGTACCGCCACAACGGTTGGTGATGCCTTTCTGGCAGCCCTGGTTACCACGCTGGTCAGGGTGTTCAACGTCCGTTACGCCGTTGTTGGCCGTCTGCTGCCGCAGCGTGCCGCGGTGCAGACCCTGAAGGTCTGTGCTGATGGTGAGCTGGTGGAAAACATCGTGTATCCCCTGCCCGGAACCCCCTGCGAACATGTGGTAGGGCTGGTCCCACGCTACTTTGCCGTCGGCGCTGCCGATCTCTTCCCGAACGACGAACTGCTGCGTCAGCTGCAGGTCGAGTGTTATCTGGGGGTGCCGCTGTACTCATCCCGCCATGAGCCCTTGGGCAATCTGTTGCTGATGGACAGCAAGCCGTTAGCGGAAGAGCTGGTGCCGCTGGCCCTGAAACTGATGGAGCTGTTCGCATTGCGCACCGCCGGAGAGATCGAGCGGGCAGAACGGGAACACCAGCTGGCGCTTCAGGATATCCACCTCGGCATCATCCTGGACAACAGCCGCGACGGCCTGCTGACCACCGCGGCTGATACCCGCATTCTGTCGGTCAACCGGGCGTACTGTGCGCTGCTGGGCTATGAGGAACAGGAGCTGCTCGGCAGATACATCCATGAGATTGAGGCAAATGAGACAACGACAGAGGTAGATGCCCACACCCGCAAAATCGTTGAGCAGGGGTTTGACCGCTTTGTCAGCCGTCATCGCTGCAAGGACGGCACAACACGGGATCTGGAACTTTCCATCAGTTATATCGCCGAAACCGACCAGTTTCTGACCATTGCCCGGGATGTCACGGAACGCCTGGCGCTTGAGCGGCAGCTGCTCGATTCTGAGCAGCGCTATCAGGCCTTTACCGAGTTAAGTTCTGATTTCTGCCATGTCTGTATCCGTACAGTCGGTGGGCCCTACCGGGTACAGTGGATTGGCGGACAGTTTGAGCGGATCACCGGTTATTACAGCGATGAACTGCTGGCCCTGGGGTGTTGGCTGCCGTTGGTACACCCCGATGATCGTGAACGGGTAGCGGCAGGCCTGTCACGGCTGGCTGCCGGTGATGAAGTCCGCTCCGAATTCCGGCTGGTGCGCAAGGATCAGGCCGTCCGCTGGATCCGTGAGCATAGCCGCTGTGTGCGGGATCCGGTCAACCCGGATCTGTTGCGTCTGTACGGCTCAGCCCGTGATATTACCACCGAACACGACAACACGCTTGCCCTGCAGACGGCGGAGAATGCCTACCGGACCATCTTCAACGCCACCAATGACGTGATCTTCATCATGGATACCCAACAGGGGATGATCATCGATTGCAACAAACAGGCAGTACAGCTTTTCGGGCGTCCACGGGTGGAACTGATCGGTTCCAACCCGGTGCAGCTCTCGCCGCCGGATCAGCACGATTTTGGTCTTGAACAGGCCGTCTCGTACATCCAGGCTGCCATCGGTGGGGTGCCGCAGCTGTTTGAGTGGCCCTGTGCACGTCCGGACGGCAGCACCTTCTGGGCAGAGGTCAGCCTGCGGGCCGCTGAGATCAATGGCCGCCAGCGGCTGCTGGCGGTGGTACGGGACATCTCGGAACGGAAACAGAGTATGCGGGAACTGCAGCAGGCCCGGGATGCGGCGCTGCAGGCCACCATCGCAAAGAATGAATTTCTGGCCAACATGAGCCATGAGGTGCGTACCCCCCTGAATGGCATCATGGGGTTGAGCCAGCTGCTGCGTACCACCAGCCTGACTGAAGAACAGGCCGGCTATATGGATATGCTGGACAGCTCAGCCCGTAATCTGCTGGTGTTGATGAACGATATCCTTGATATCTCGCGGATTGAGGCCGGCAGCCTTGCCATCCGGCAAACCGCCTTCAGTCCGGCCAAGCTGCTGCGGGAAGTGGGGGATATGTACGAAAAAGCGGCCGCCGAGAAGGGGATCGGGCTGGATATCCAGCCGTGCGATGAGCTGCCTGCTGCCCTGGTCGGTGATCCGTTGCGGCTGAAGCAGGTGCTGATCAACCTGGTGGGGAATGCGGTCAAATTCACCGGCCACGGCGGTGTCACCCTGAAGGTGGATTGTCTGGAGGAGTCTGCCACGGGGATCAGGCTTGGCTTTGAGGTGTCTGACAGCGGCATCGGCATGTCTGTGGAAACCCTGCAGAAGATCTTCCATCCCTTTACCCAGGCCGATGCCTCCACCTCCCGGGTGCATGGCGGCAGCGGTCTGGGGCTGGCTATCTGTCGTCGCCTGTCGGAGCTGATGGGAGGGGATATCCGTGCTGAAAGCAGTCTGGGGCAGGGCAGCCGGTTTGTTGTCGAGTTGCCCTTTGGCCGCTACCTGGGGGCTCAGGATCCTGAAGAGTCCGAGGCTGCCGCCGCCTCGTTGCAGCTTGCACCGTTGCAGATTCTCTTGGTTGAGGATCAGGAGGTGAACCGTACCTTTGTACAGCGCCTGCTGGAGCGGCAGGGGCATCGGATTGCCGCTGCAGCAGATGGCCTGATGGCACTGGACCTGCTGGAACGGGAACCGTATGATCTGATGCTGCTGGATATCCAGATGCCCGGCATGGGGGGTGAAGAGGTGCTGCTTCAGCTGCGCCGGAAAGAACAGGCAACCGGTAGCCACCTGCCGGTGGTTGCCCTGACGGCCCATGCCCTGGCAGGCGACCGGGAGACGTTGCTGGCAAGCGGCTTTGACGGCTATGTCGGCAAGCCGGTCCAGATGGGTCAGTTGCTGGCTGAAATGGGACGTGTACTTGCCATGAAAGGATAA
- a CDS encoding CheR family methyltransferase, giving the protein MSEQDTSLLPDEELTESAAEDTNNTDWQPITDLLHRGLGVDFGSYRVATVGRRISRRMELLQLADVADYATLLAASQEELEALGRDLLIGVTEFFRDPEVFRRLADLLRELLRGRSATEGFRIWSAGCASGEEAYSLALLLYDVAQEVGFSGDLKVFATDLHKGALEIASRGTYCEAALAGLPSHYLEHYFRREGDDCFRIDPVIRRLLVFAHHNLLSDPPFTRIDLAVCRNLLIYLQPEAQQRVLSALKFALVPGGHLLLGPSEGVSHLANAFGVLDSGCKLFQKKSSPRDSITVPGIPWIARNPLVASLHQPSRNAVALDRHLLQDYDRILDRYAPPGMLLNSQRQVLHIFGDLSDYLQPLTGRLTGDLLGNLREELRPALSTALLRAEQSREAMVMDRVPLMQDETTRYIDISVACMADDRSDDLHFHVTLRPSDWQPVQQDEPGSPHHDIDSSLHRRISDLEQELHSTRHSLQLTIEELQTSNEKLDLANEELISSNEELQSTNEELKSVNEDLYAVNSELESRNQELLRLNRDHDNLLSSTEVGTIFLDNQLRIRRFSSAISAFMKLMPQDLGRPIDHIAYELGSPQEFRERLLQVLKEGVRHEQELQLGAEHWVLQRILPFRGGNDSTDGVVLTFTDISVVKQAQAAVAEMNIQLEQKVIERTCELSASEARIRAFIENSGQGFWQLGPNRLTIDLNPALCSMLGYRREEMLGRSPLEFVDAENRAIFLYQMGRIDGTEHRNYEITLLHKSGHPVPVMFSATTHRTVEGKVDSAFAFITDLSEQKRVEQEMRSAKEVAESANRAKTQFLANISHEVRTPLNGIMGMSHLLHMTPLADEQQDYLRHLDDSAQSLLAVINDLLDLTRIESGGFGTEQADFQLDQLARDILRIHQPVAQRKGVLLQLELADGMPGLLRGVPLRLKQVLHNLVGNAVKFTDQGRVVLSISPIIVPGQSLRVRFAVCDSGIGMDPETIKRIFDPFSQADESISRRYGGTGLGLTICRRLTELMGGTIEVESTPGLGSCFTVILPMKTPLGAVVPAATPLRQDSFERNALQILLAEDQPVGRLYATRLLERLGHRVTAVEDGRQAIEAWEQNCFDLILMDVQMPGIDGTVATATIRRREQEGGVRTPIIALTAHALTGDRGKLLECGFDGYVPKPIDVEGLLAEVNRLITPDTVHCSQRGELP; this is encoded by the coding sequence ATGAGTGAACAGGATACCTCACTGCTGCCGGACGAAGAACTGACGGAGTCCGCAGCTGAAGATACGAACAACACCGATTGGCAGCCGATTACCGATCTGCTGCACCGCGGGCTGGGGGTTGACTTCGGCAGTTACCGGGTCGCTACCGTGGGGCGCAGGATCTCGCGCCGGATGGAGTTGCTGCAGCTTGCTGATGTTGCTGACTACGCTACCCTGCTGGCTGCCAGTCAGGAAGAACTGGAGGCACTGGGCCGGGATCTGCTGATTGGGGTGACGGAGTTCTTTCGCGATCCTGAGGTGTTTCGCCGGCTGGCCGATCTGCTGCGTGAACTGTTGCGGGGCCGTTCGGCCACCGAAGGATTCCGGATCTGGTCCGCCGGTTGCGCCAGTGGGGAAGAGGCCTATTCCCTGGCGCTGCTGCTTTATGATGTGGCACAGGAGGTCGGGTTTAGCGGCGATCTGAAGGTCTTTGCCACGGATCTGCATAAAGGCGCCCTTGAGATTGCATCACGGGGGACCTACTGTGAAGCGGCCCTTGCAGGGCTGCCCAGTCATTATCTTGAACACTATTTTCGTCGCGAGGGCGATGACTGCTTCCGGATTGACCCGGTCATCCGCCGTCTGCTGGTTTTTGCCCATCATAACCTGCTTTCTGATCCGCCCTTTACCCGGATTGACCTTGCCGTCTGCCGCAACCTGCTGATCTACCTGCAGCCGGAGGCGCAACAGCGGGTGCTGTCTGCCCTGAAGTTTGCGCTGGTGCCGGGCGGGCATCTGCTGTTGGGGCCCAGTGAAGGGGTCAGCCATCTGGCCAACGCCTTTGGCGTGCTGGATTCAGGCTGCAAGCTGTTTCAGAAAAAGAGCAGCCCCCGCGATAGCATCACGGTTCCCGGTATCCCCTGGATTGCCCGCAATCCGCTGGTGGCCTCACTCCATCAGCCCTCCCGGAACGCGGTTGCTCTGGATCGTCATCTGTTGCAGGACTATGACAGGATTCTGGACCGCTATGCCCCGCCAGGTATGTTGCTGAATAGCCAGCGCCAGGTGCTGCATATTTTCGGAGATCTGTCTGACTATCTGCAGCCGTTGACCGGACGGCTGACCGGTGATCTTTTGGGAAATCTGCGGGAAGAACTGCGTCCGGCCCTTTCCACTGCCCTGTTACGGGCTGAACAGAGCCGGGAAGCCATGGTGATGGACCGGGTGCCGCTGATGCAGGACGAAACAACCCGCTACATCGATATTTCAGTGGCCTGTATGGCCGACGATCGCAGTGATGATCTGCACTTTCATGTCACCTTGCGACCTTCTGACTGGCAGCCGGTGCAACAGGATGAGCCGGGCAGCCCCCACCATGATATCGATTCGTCGTTGCATCGGCGCATATCCGATCTTGAGCAGGAGCTGCATTCAACCCGCCACTCGTTACAGTTAACCATTGAAGAGTTGCAGACCAGTAACGAGAAGCTTGATCTGGCCAATGAAGAGCTGATCTCTTCCAACGAGGAGTTGCAAAGCACCAACGAAGAACTGAAATCGGTCAATGAAGACCTGTATGCCGTCAATAGCGAGCTTGAAAGCCGTAACCAGGAACTGCTGCGGTTGAACCGTGATCATGATAATCTGCTGAGCAGCACCGAGGTAGGCACGATCTTTCTGGATAACCAGCTGCGGATTCGCAGATTTTCCAGCGCGATCAGTGCCTTCATGAAGCTGATGCCCCAGGATCTGGGACGGCCGATTGATCATATTGCCTATGAGCTGGGTTCACCGCAGGAGTTTCGCGAACGGTTGCTGCAGGTGCTGAAAGAGGGGGTCCGCCACGAGCAGGAGTTGCAGTTGGGGGCGGAACACTGGGTGTTACAGCGTATTCTGCCCTTTCGAGGGGGGAACGACAGCACCGATGGGGTGGTGCTGACCTTTACCGACATCAGTGTGGTCAAACAGGCGCAGGCAGCTGTGGCCGAGATGAACATCCAGCTGGAGCAGAAGGTGATCGAGCGGACCTGTGAGCTGTCTGCCAGTGAGGCCAGGATTCGTGCCTTCATTGAAAACTCGGGCCAGGGGTTCTGGCAGCTGGGGCCGAACCGGTTGACCATTGATCTGAATCCTGCCCTCTGCTCGATGCTGGGCTACCGCCGGGAAGAGATGCTGGGCCGTTCTCCGCTTGAGTTTGTGGATGCCGAAAACCGGGCGATCTTCCTGTACCAGATGGGGCGTATCGATGGGACCGAACATCGCAACTATGAAATAACGCTGCTGCATAAGAGCGGTCATCCGGTGCCGGTCATGTTTTCTGCCACGACCCATCGTACGGTCGAGGGTAAGGTGGATAGCGCCTTTGCCTTTATTACCGACCTGAGTGAACAGAAACGGGTTGAACAGGAGATGCGGAGCGCCAAGGAGGTTGCCGAATCGGCCAACCGTGCCAAGACCCAGTTCCTGGCCAACATCAGCCATGAAGTACGCACCCCGTTGAACGGGATCATGGGGATGAGCCATCTGTTGCACATGACCCCGCTGGCTGATGAACAGCAGGACTACCTGCGTCATCTGGATGACTCGGCCCAAAGCCTGCTGGCCGTGATTAACGACCTGCTGGACCTGACCAGGATTGAATCCGGCGGTTTTGGGACAGAACAGGCCGATTTTCAGCTGGACCAGCTGGCGCGGGATATCCTGCGGATTCATCAGCCGGTGGCCCAGCGCAAGGGGGTGCTGCTGCAGCTAGAACTGGCGGACGGCATGCCCGGCCTGCTGCGCGGGGTGCCGTTACGTCTGAAGCAGGTGCTACATAACCTGGTGGGCAATGCGGTCAAGTTTACCGACCAGGGACGGGTCGTCCTGTCGATCTCCCCCATCATTGTGCCGGGGCAGTCGCTGCGGGTCCGTTTTGCGGTCTGTGACAGCGGTATCGGTATGGATCCGGAGACCATCAAACGGATCTTTGATCCCTTCAGCCAGGCAGATGAGTCCATCAGCCGGCGCTATGGCGGCACCGGTCTGGGGCTGACCATCTGCCGGCGCCTGACGGAGCTGATGGGCGGTACGATTGAGGTGGAAAGCACGCCGGGGTTGGGGAGCTGTTTTACGGTGATTCTGCCGATGAAGACGCCGTTGGGGGCCGTGGTCCCTGCGGCTACGCCGCTCAGGCAGGATAGCTTTGAAAGAAATGCCTTGCAGATCCTGCTGGCCGAGGATCAACCGGTCGGGCGGCTTTATGCCACCCGTCTGCTTGAACGGCTGGGACACCGGGTAACGGCGGTGGAGGACGGCAGACAGGCAATTGAGGCCTGGGAGCAGAACTGCTTTGACCTGATCCTGATGGATGTGCAGATGCCCGGTATTGACGGGACGGTGGCCACGGCAACCATCCGGCGACGTGAACAGGAAGGGGGCGTACGCACACCGATTATTGCGCTGACAGCCCATGCCTTAACCGGTGACCGTGGCAAGCTGCTGGAGTGCGGCTTTGATGGTTATGTGCCGAAACCGATTGATGTTGAAGGACTGCTGGCAGAGGTGAACCGGCTGATAACACCGGATACCGTGCACTGCAGCCAGAGAGGAGAACTGCCATGA
- a CDS encoding phosphate/phosphite/phosphonate ABC transporter substrate-binding protein, producing MRLFAGLALLLVLAGIVPAQGAEQKQYVFAVLPQRPPVTMHTNWRPFLDQLERETGLTFKLKLYETMNQFEAELKQGVPDFTFATPFQLMVIHKTQNYRPLVRGSHQLAGMLIVRNDSPYKELRDLNNHEIAYVGSRNVCSLALRNQLYQQHIKLNLNEIFVGSSSNVYKTVLLGKTAAGTVLNVDFDAQPVDVKAKLRILMKTPYLAPHSIAAHPRIPANAQQAVAEAVLRMAEKPETTALLKPVQLGKPVVSNYERDYQSLENMDYEALVKGM from the coding sequence ATGAGACTGTTCGCGGGATTAGCGCTGCTGCTGGTGTTGGCAGGTATTGTGCCGGCCCAGGGCGCAGAACAGAAACAGTATGTCTTTGCCGTGCTGCCCCAGCGGCCGCCGGTGACCATGCATACCAACTGGCGTCCGTTTCTGGATCAGCTTGAGCGTGAGACCGGACTTACGTTTAAATTGAAACTGTATGAGACCATGAACCAGTTTGAGGCGGAACTGAAACAGGGTGTGCCTGATTTTACCTTTGCCACCCCGTTCCAGCTGATGGTGATACACAAGACACAAAACTACCGGCCGTTGGTACGGGGCAGCCATCAGCTTGCGGGCATGCTGATCGTCAGGAATGATTCTCCGTACAAGGAGTTAAGGGATCTGAATAATCACGAAATTGCCTATGTCGGCAGTCGCAACGTCTGTAGCCTGGCATTGCGTAACCAGTTGTATCAACAGCACATCAAGCTGAACCTGAATGAAATCTTTGTCGGTTCCAGCAGTAATGTCTACAAAACAGTGCTACTCGGCAAGACAGCCGCCGGTACTGTCTTAAACGTGGATTTTGACGCCCAACCGGTGGATGTCAAGGCCAAGCTGCGGATCTTGATGAAGACCCCGTACCTTGCGCCGCACTCCATTGCCGCCCATCCGCGTATTCCCGCCAACGCTCAACAGGCAGTAGCCGAGGCGGTGTTACGCATGGCAGAAAAGCCGGAAACTACGGCACTACTCAAGCCGGTGCAATTGGGGAAACCGGTCGTATCCAACTATGAGCGGGATTACCAGTCACTTGAGAACATGGACTATGAAGCCTTAGTTAAAGGGATGTGA